A section of the Alkalihalobacillus sp. LMS39 genome encodes:
- a CDS encoding NUDIX domain-containing protein: MKRIDAVKAAVAVIIFNEQKQVLLQKRKDVGLWGIPSGHIEIGETVEQAAIREVKEETNVDITIKKLIGVYSDPDSQRFEYPSGEVVHFITSCFLAEISGGHLCCNEEESLEIKFFDVDDLPNNLLKMHPQWLKDALAQRELAFIR, translated from the coding sequence ATGAAAAGAATTGATGCAGTCAAAGCGGCAGTAGCGGTTATTATTTTCAATGAGCAAAAGCAAGTGTTACTGCAAAAAAGGAAAGATGTTGGATTGTGGGGAATTCCTTCTGGGCACATTGAAATCGGAGAAACCGTTGAACAAGCAGCAATTCGAGAGGTAAAAGAAGAAACGAATGTGGACATTACAATCAAAAAGTTAATTGGCGTATACTCAGACCCAGATTCACAACGGTTTGAATACCCAAGCGGGGAAGTAGTTCATTTTATTACATCGTGTTTCCTTGCTGAAATTTCAGGTGGGCATCTGTGCTGTAACGAAGAGGAATCACTAGAGATTAAATTTTTTGATGTCGATGATTTACCGAACAACTTATTAAAAATGCATCCGCAATGGTTAAAGGATGCACTTGCACAAAGGGAGTTAGCGTTTATCCGTTAA
- a CDS encoding FtsW/RodA/SpoVE family cell cycle protein yields the protein MEHTSILKLYSYILLLFTKFFNNKFVTQWYNLVKKYVAEGTVIKNTDKLDYNILFIIFLLFVASCYYIFQAQHLEQYGDGYLLKQILFCIVGFIIMISVAIFDFDSLKKIHWILYGLGILILLGLFIVPDVLAPNIKGAVRWYRLPFIGSFQPSELMKVFLIISMSSILYSHNRKETMSKFKNDSLLLLKLLATMVPPILIFMRQPDMGVIMVTLSIFISIILVSDIDIKLVLTMILTPVLAIFGFVYLFFTKHEVLEKYFLNHLEPYQVKRFYGWLMPTEHSDAGYQTILSMSAIGSGTMYGREDSLFYLPEAHTDFIFAVIGHTHGFVGTSLIVILYFFLIYRVIMIGLHCHDKFGSYLCAGVAGMLAFQVFQNIGMNVGLLPVTGFALPFLSYGGSALLASCLAIGLVLSVKYNTKQYMFQDDDE from the coding sequence ATGGAACACACCTCTATCCTTAAATTGTATAGTTATATTTTACTTCTTTTTACAAAATTTTTTAACAATAAGTTTGTAACACAATGGTATAATTTAGTAAAAAAGTATGTAGCGGAGGGTACAGTCATAAAAAACACAGATAAACTTGATTACAATATTCTTTTTATTATTTTTCTATTATTCGTTGCAAGCTGCTATTACATCTTCCAAGCCCAACACCTTGAGCAATATGGGGACGGCTATTTGCTGAAACAAATTCTCTTTTGTATAGTTGGCTTTATTATCATGATCTCGGTCGCTATTTTTGATTTTGATAGTTTAAAAAAGATACATTGGATTTTATATGGCCTAGGTATCCTCATCTTGCTTGGTCTTTTTATCGTTCCTGATGTACTCGCACCGAACATTAAAGGTGCTGTTAGATGGTATCGATTACCTTTTATCGGTTCATTTCAACCTTCTGAACTCATGAAAGTATTTTTAATTATTTCGATGAGCTCGATTCTATATAGCCATAACCGTAAGGAGACGATGAGTAAATTTAAAAATGATAGCCTTCTTTTACTAAAGCTACTCGCAACCATGGTCCCTCCCATTCTCATTTTCATGCGTCAACCAGATATGGGTGTGATTATGGTAACATTATCGATTTTTATTTCTATCATCCTCGTTTCCGATATTGATATTAAATTAGTACTTACGATGATTTTAACTCCGGTACTTGCTATTTTCGGGTTTGTTTATTTATTTTTTACGAAACACGAGGTCCTAGAAAAATATTTTTTAAATCACCTCGAGCCTTACCAAGTGAAACGATTTTACGGTTGGCTCATGCCAACAGAACATTCAGATGCTGGCTATCAAACAATTTTATCGATGTCTGCTATTGGGTCTGGGACGATGTATGGAAGAGAAGATTCCTTGTTTTATTTACCAGAAGCCCATACGGATTTTATCTTTGCAGTCATCGGACATACTCACGGTTTTGTTGGTACAAGCCTTATCGTAATTTTATATTTTTTCCTTATTTATCGAGTGATTATGATTGGGTTACACTGTCATGATAAATTTGGCTCTTACCTATGTGCCGGAGTAGCAGGAATGTTGGCTTTTCAAGTGTTTCAAAACATCGGAATGAACGTTGGATTACTTCCAGTTACAGGGTTTGCATTACCTTTTTTAAGCTATGGTGGGAGTGCACTTCTAGCTTCATGCCTTGCCATTGGATTAGTGTTAAGTGTGAAATACAATACGAAGCAGTATATGTTTCAAGATGACGACGAGTAA
- a CDS encoding NUDIX domain-containing protein: MAMSSYYKNIREKIGSDLLFMPSVAAIVRNEKGEILFQNKGNGEKWSLPAGAIELGEAPAQAVIREVWEETGLTVIPKILLGVFGGKDFRYEYPNGHKVEYNIFVFECEVIEGTLCPKDEETAELQYFHLDHIPDLAIPYPKVIFEQSDRNEVYFQWDEQWLNAISQK, from the coding sequence TTGGCTATGTCTTCTTATTATAAAAATATTCGAGAAAAAATCGGGTCTGATCTTTTGTTTATGCCTAGTGTTGCTGCAATCGTGCGTAATGAAAAAGGAGAAATTTTATTTCAAAATAAAGGGAATGGAGAAAAGTGGAGTTTGCCAGCGGGTGCCATTGAACTAGGGGAAGCACCTGCCCAAGCTGTTATTCGTGAGGTTTGGGAAGAAACAGGCTTAACTGTTATCCCTAAAATCTTACTCGGTGTGTTTGGCGGGAAGGACTTTCGTTACGAATATCCGAATGGACATAAAGTAGAGTACAATATTTTTGTGTTTGAATGTGAAGTGATAGAAGGCACACTCTGCCCAAAGGATGAGGAAACAGCTGAATTACAATATTTTCATCTGGATCACATACCAGACCTTGCGATTCCTTATCCAAAAGTTATTTTTGAACAATCGGATCGCAACGAAGTATATTTTCAATGGGATGAACAATGGCTTAATGCCATATCGCAAAAATAA
- a CDS encoding IS256 family transposase has protein sequence MVQSINENPFADQLDNMVREFVKQKLELIMKEEMQQYFEVEHPELKNQKNGHYERSLDTKYGHITSLKVPRDRENHFQTKVFKPYQRYEQWLGESIIQMYQDGMSTREIGKFVENVLGDTYSPTTISNITDVLIEDVEAWQSRQLEKRYSVLFLDGTYINLRRDDVENEVVYIILGINENGVREILGFHVGGQESSTGWEQQLQKLRERGVEEVLLGVFDGLSGLEAAFKRVFPKADVQRCIVHKVRNSLSAVRKKDREEIAEDLKAIYNSKNKEMAHEEFKNFSTKWSKRYPKVIKSWKEDLPVLLTFYKYPTILHRKIYCTNMIERFMGEIKRRTRKIVTFPNERAVEKVIYLRCISFNENKQKVAHGFGQQREVLQKMFEERYGTAEN, from the coding sequence ATGGTACAAAGTATAAATGAAAACCCATTTGCAGATCAACTAGATAACATGGTTCGTGAATTTGTAAAACAGAAGCTTGAATTAATTATGAAAGAAGAAATGCAACAGTATTTTGAAGTAGAGCATCCAGAACTTAAAAATCAAAAGAATGGACATTACGAGCGATCGTTAGACACGAAATATGGACATATTACCAGCCTTAAGGTTCCAAGAGACCGTGAAAACCACTTTCAAACTAAAGTATTTAAGCCATACCAGCGGTATGAACAATGGCTTGGAGAATCTATTATACAGATGTATCAAGATGGAATGAGTACAAGAGAGATTGGTAAATTTGTAGAGAATGTTCTTGGTGATACCTATTCTCCAACAACAATCAGCAATATCACTGATGTTTTGATTGAAGACGTAGAAGCTTGGCAATCCCGTCAACTTGAAAAACGTTACTCTGTATTATTTCTAGATGGTACTTATATTAACTTACGCAGAGATGACGTCGAAAATGAAGTAGTTTATATTATCTTGGGAATTAACGAAAATGGAGTTAGAGAAATTCTTGGGTTTCATGTCGGTGGGCAAGAAAGTTCCACTGGGTGGGAACAACAATTACAAAAACTTAGAGAACGTGGCGTAGAGGAAGTCTTACTAGGGGTGTTTGATGGCCTTAGTGGACTTGAAGCAGCATTTAAACGCGTATTTCCTAAGGCAGATGTACAGCGATGTATTGTTCATAAAGTAAGAAACTCATTATCAGCAGTACGAAAGAAAGATAGAGAGGAAATTGCCGAAGATTTAAAAGCAATTTACAACTCTAAAAATAAAGAAATGGCGCATGAGGAGTTTAAAAATTTTAGCACGAAGTGGTCAAAACGGTACCCGAAAGTGATTAAGTCATGGAAGGAAGATCTCCCTGTTCTATTAACCTTTTATAAATATCCTACTATCCTCCATCGAAAGATATACTGTACAAATATGATTGAACGTTTTATGGGAGAAATAAAGCGCCGTACTAGAAAAATAGTAACGTTCCCAAATGAGCGTGCAGTAGAGAAAGTAATCTACTTAAGATGTATCAGTTTTAACGAAAACAAACAAAAAGTCGCTCATGGTTTTGGGCAACAAAGAGAAGTTCTTCAAAAAATGTTCGAAGAACGATATGGTACAGCTGAAAATTAA
- a CDS encoding VOC family protein produces the protein MIIGLHHAQITIPKGKEEEGKQFYCNVLGLREIEKPASLQGRGGFWLQVGGKEVHVGTEAGFDRLSTKAHLAYEVENLAFWKEKLKSHSIEILDSVPIPHYERFEFRDPFGNRVEMIKEIRDGNEDE, from the coding sequence ATGATTATTGGCCTACATCATGCGCAAATTACAATCCCAAAAGGTAAGGAAGAAGAGGGAAAACAGTTTTATTGTAATGTATTAGGATTACGGGAAATCGAAAAACCAGCGTCATTACAAGGGAGAGGCGGGTTTTGGTTACAGGTGGGGGGAAAAGAAGTTCATGTCGGAACAGAAGCTGGTTTTGACCGGTTATCAACAAAAGCTCATTTAGCCTATGAAGTAGAAAATCTAGCATTTTGGAAAGAAAAATTAAAGAGTCATTCGATTGAGATTCTAGATTCGGTCCCGATTCCTCATTATGAACGGTTTGAATTTCGAGACCCTTTTGGAAATCGGGTTGAGATGATAAAAGAAATCAGGGACGGAAATGAAGATGAGTAA
- a CDS encoding serine hydrolase domain-containing protein, which translates to MIDLQTNPYVKQELKHAKNASIAIGVVTKDETFITGDLFEHLGEYEIGDYLFEIGSTTKTFTSLLLAKLVQEKIISLDEPIKSYKREYEKALSYNGKDITFKHLSTHLSGLPREDMKTIRKRMKKNKHDKDNPYKYYSEADFHQFYLDFDLKREIDKKWKYSNIGVGLLGNLLVDIVGATSYEEAIKTHILTPLQLHDTCVTPSNEQMNRYVPAYNKKGARIPPLEIPAMAGAGALKSTIKDMLMYLQYQLGLRESSLSQAIQMTHELHGRTPWKTCHMGLGWMLETKKWSDYPVIHHGGTTMGFHTYCGFVKEQQIGIVIFSTIQLKLFRMVKMLLQLTDGVNVKIAESIFKDYIEKQKER; encoded by the coding sequence ATGATTGATTTGCAAACGAATCCATATGTAAAACAAGAACTAAAACATGCTAAAAATGCGAGTATAGCGATCGGTGTTGTGACGAAAGACGAAACATTTATCACAGGCGATCTGTTTGAGCATTTAGGTGAATATGAGATTGGCGATTACTTATTTGAAATCGGGTCGACAACAAAAACGTTTACTAGTTTGCTGTTAGCAAAGCTCGTTCAAGAAAAGATAATCTCGTTAGATGAACCGATAAAATCATACAAACGAGAATATGAGAAGGCTCTTTCCTACAATGGAAAAGATATTACGTTTAAACATCTTTCGACCCATCTCTCAGGGTTACCGAGAGAGGATATGAAAACGATTCGAAAACGCATGAAAAAGAATAAACATGATAAGGATAACCCATATAAATATTATAGTGAAGCTGACTTTCATCAATTTTATTTAGACTTTGATTTAAAAAGAGAAATTGATAAGAAGTGGAAGTATTCGAATATTGGAGTAGGTTTATTAGGAAACTTGTTAGTGGATATTGTAGGGGCAACTTCATATGAGGAAGCGATAAAAACGCATATTCTTACACCGTTACAGTTACACGATACATGTGTAACGCCTTCGAATGAGCAAATGAACAGGTATGTACCCGCATATAACAAAAAAGGAGCACGAATTCCACCACTTGAAATTCCTGCTATGGCTGGGGCAGGTGCTTTGAAAAGCACGATAAAAGACATGCTGATGTATTTACAATATCAACTAGGTTTACGGGAAAGTTCTTTGTCACAAGCGATACAAATGACCCATGAGCTCCATGGAAGGACACCGTGGAAAACTTGCCATATGGGATTAGGTTGGATGCTGGAAACAAAAAAGTGGAGTGACTACCCCGTCATTCATCATGGCGGGACAACGATGGGCTTTCATACGTATTGTGGATTTGTAAAAGAACAACAAATCGGTATCGTCATATTCTCAACGATCCAATTAAAGCTGTTTAGAATGGTGAAAATGCTTTTACAATTAACAGATGGGGTAAATGTAAAAATAGCAGAGTCGATTTTCAAAGATTATATTGAAAAACAAAAAGAAAGGTGA
- a CDS encoding TetR/AcrR family transcriptional regulator, translated as MSKQLEQQESKRGRPLDMSRNEVILTTTLQLLAENGFDALTIDAVAAKAKVGKATIYRRWSSKADLVIDAASMISPFQKLEESLNREQDVREQLVDMLSFLFQCDDDKAQTMLTAIYNAASSNEKVEKALRNEFYWRHREAIKSIVCPFLKKGHSLTEEEFDLLADIGPALITYRGVFIGKPFDRGYVERMVDTLMMPMIEAVLSECE; from the coding sequence ATGTCAAAGCAACTTGAACAACAAGAAAGCAAAAGAGGGAGACCTCTTGATATGTCCCGTAACGAAGTGATTTTGACAACGACATTACAGTTGTTAGCAGAAAACGGGTTCGATGCTTTAACGATTGATGCGGTTGCAGCAAAAGCAAAAGTCGGAAAAGCAACGATATATAGACGTTGGTCTTCTAAAGCTGATCTTGTTATCGATGCCGCCTCCATGATAAGTCCTTTTCAAAAACTAGAGGAGAGTTTAAATCGTGAACAAGACGTGCGAGAACAATTAGTTGATATGTTGTCTTTTCTTTTTCAATGTGACGATGACAAAGCACAAACGATGCTGACGGCGATTTATAATGCAGCTTCGTCAAATGAAAAAGTAGAAAAAGCACTTAGAAACGAATTTTACTGGCGTCATAGAGAAGCAATTAAATCGATTGTTTGTCCTTTTTTAAAGAAGGGGCATTCACTCACTGAAGAGGAGTTCGACTTGCTAGCAGATATTGGGCCAGCGCTAATTACGTATCGTGGTGTATTTATCGGGAAACCTTTTGACCGAGGGTATGTTGAAAGAATGGTTGATACGTTAATGATGCCGATGATTGAAGCTGTCTTGTCTGAGTGTGAGTAG
- a CDS encoding class I SAM-dependent methyltransferase, which translates to MSKDNFEEYDDPILYDKENEPYTPEIPFLTKWAAKQQGIIIDIACGTGRMTIPLAKSGYTLVGVDVHKGMLQEARNKSSKKNVDIQWVEQDCTNFELGIKSRLIYSVGNSFQHFLTSEAQDGLLVSVNKHLEEDGVFIFGTRFPSEDELLQPSTEEYWKTYTDDETQCPVDVYTISRYDALEQIQHYTTIRKYKNESDETVNEKNTNISLRYVYPKEMERLLFIHGFEIVDVYKDWNETPIDNESHEMVYVCKKKTQSFLSK; encoded by the coding sequence ATGAGTAAAGATAATTTTGAAGAATACGATGACCCAATTTTATATGATAAAGAAAATGAGCCGTATACACCTGAAATTCCGTTCTTAACAAAGTGGGCTGCAAAACAACAAGGAATAATCATTGACATTGCATGTGGGACAGGCAGAATGACGATTCCACTAGCGAAAAGTGGTTATACGTTAGTTGGTGTTGATGTACATAAAGGAATGTTACAGGAAGCTCGAAATAAATCTAGTAAGAAAAACGTAGATATTCAGTGGGTCGAACAAGACTGCACAAATTTCGAATTAGGAATAAAGAGTCGATTGATTTATTCGGTTGGAAACTCGTTTCAACACTTTTTAACGAGTGAGGCTCAAGATGGGCTACTTGTCTCAGTAAACAAACATTTAGAAGAAGACGGTGTGTTCATTTTTGGGACAAGATTTCCGAGCGAAGATGAATTACTACAACCGAGTACCGAAGAATATTGGAAAACGTATACGGATGATGAGACGCAATGCCCTGTCGATGTGTACACAATTAGTCGATATGATGCCCTAGAACAAATCCAGCATTATACGACAATCCGTAAGTATAAAAACGAGTCAGATGAAACCGTTAATGAAAAGAACACAAACATTAGCTTAAGATATGTTTATCCAAAAGAAATGGAGCGTCTTCTGTTTATTCATGGATTTGAAATTGTAGATGTTTATAAAGATTGGAACGAGACACCTATCGATAATGAGAGTCATGAAATGGTTTATGTATGTAAGAAAAAAACACAATCTTTCCTAAGTAAATAA
- a CDS encoding NUDIX hydrolase: MDITFYLEQGVFNYRAAAILIKDHHVLLHKQKDDKYWALPGGRVELMEDSSHCIKREMKEELGYEVEIEQLIWFTENFFEYKGKPFHEIGLIYKVSTTDKVNVKSDFFYGKEGEHLLYKWVPIEELNKIILYPEFLKTGLTELPTVTQHLIIGK; the protein is encoded by the coding sequence GTGGATATTACGTTTTATTTAGAGCAAGGTGTTTTTAATTATAGAGCCGCTGCTATTTTAATAAAGGATCACCATGTCCTTTTACATAAACAAAAAGATGATAAATATTGGGCTCTTCCGGGTGGGAGAGTGGAACTGATGGAAGATTCGAGCCATTGTATTAAAAGGGAAATGAAAGAAGAGCTCGGATATGAAGTTGAAATTGAACAGTTGATTTGGTTTACTGAAAATTTCTTTGAATACAAAGGAAAGCCATTCCATGAGATTGGCTTGATTTACAAAGTTTCTACGACTGATAAAGTGAATGTAAAAAGCGATTTTTTTTATGGAAAAGAAGGAGAACATTTGTTGTATAAATGGGTTCCTATTGAGGAGCTTAACAAGATTATTTTATATCCAGAGTTTTTGAAAACAGGCCTTACTGAACTACCAACAGTGACACAACATCTTATTATCGGTAAATAA
- a CDS encoding NADH-dependent flavin oxidoreductase has product MNKKYEPLFTEFTFKRGVNIKNRIVMAPMTNFASEENGAVSEEELGYYKERSNGVGAVITAVAYVTRDGKGFVNEISADSDEMIPGLKRLANTIKGQGAKAILQIFHAGRMAPPELLEDGQSVSASAVAALRPGLVTPRELTESEVDLIIEAFGQATRRAIEAGFDGVEIHGANTYLIQQFFSPHSNRRTDKWGGTIEKRMAFPIAVIDKVKTVVEEYAKHPFLIGYRISPEEVENPGITMEDTLLFVDKLAEQDLDYLHISVQDFWQGSIRDEEDKTSRVVLIHERVGDKVPIIGVGSLHTPDDVMKAFNTGVPILALGRELIVEPKWVEKVQAGQEDDIATTMTKEDQQRLVVPDTLWTTIMNTPGWFPVVDK; this is encoded by the coding sequence ATGAATAAAAAATATGAACCGTTATTTACCGAGTTTACGTTTAAACGAGGAGTTAATATAAAAAATCGGATTGTTATGGCGCCGATGACGAATTTTGCATCTGAAGAAAATGGTGCTGTGAGTGAGGAAGAACTCGGCTATTATAAAGAACGTTCCAATGGTGTGGGAGCGGTTATTACTGCTGTTGCTTATGTCACAAGGGATGGCAAAGGGTTTGTGAATGAAATTAGCGCAGACTCGGATGAGATGATCCCAGGTTTAAAGCGATTAGCAAACACGATTAAAGGGCAAGGTGCTAAAGCAATTTTGCAAATTTTTCATGCGGGTAGAATGGCACCACCTGAATTGTTAGAGGATGGTCAATCTGTTAGTGCAAGTGCGGTGGCTGCGCTTCGTCCGGGGTTAGTGACACCACGCGAGTTAACAGAATCAGAAGTGGATTTAATTATTGAAGCATTTGGACAGGCAACAAGGCGAGCGATTGAAGCTGGTTTTGATGGGGTGGAAATTCACGGGGCGAATACGTATTTAATTCAACAATTTTTCTCTCCGCATTCTAACCGACGCACAGATAAGTGGGGCGGTACAATTGAAAAGCGGATGGCGTTTCCGATAGCTGTTATTGATAAAGTGAAAACAGTTGTAGAAGAGTATGCAAAACACCCTTTTCTAATTGGTTATCGAATTTCTCCAGAAGAGGTAGAAAACCCAGGAATTACAATGGAAGATACACTTTTGTTTGTTGACAAGTTAGCAGAGCAAGACCTTGATTATTTACATATCTCCGTCCAAGATTTTTGGCAAGGGTCGATTAGGGATGAAGAGGATAAAACATCGAGAGTTGTCCTCATTCATGAGCGTGTTGGTGACAAGGTTCCGATTATCGGTGTCGGGTCACTCCATACACCAGATGATGTCATGAAAGCTTTTAATACAGGTGTACCTATACTTGCATTAGGACGCGAATTGATTGTCGAACCAAAATGGGTTGAAAAAGTTCAAGCTGGACAAGAAGATGACATCGCAACAACGATGACAAAAGAGGACCAACAACGACTAGTTGTCCCGGATACATTATGGACAACGATTATGAATACACCTGGTTGGTTTCCGGTTGTAGATAAATAA
- a CDS encoding MerR family transcriptional regulator — MYTVKKFANMTGVTERTLRYYDRKGVLTPSVYSSQGHRLYQEEDLFKMQQIVTLKYVGFSLADIKEFLSEDSERSMQRSLQMQKQLLEQKRAELDHVIQTISKVETMIKEDIHSDLILMIIHSIQHENAQKQWLANHVSDDTVERVFMKHLPEEERTMIENKVLELVKNIQQYYEKDVPPDDKRVQVIIEELFTCLHEVIDPRDLEELETVEFSEDSLFLFSFMSKELQNYIEQAAGFYQNNNDDENGGDSL, encoded by the coding sequence ATGTATACCGTTAAGAAATTCGCAAACATGACAGGTGTGACAGAACGGACATTGCGTTATTATGACCGGAAAGGAGTGTTAACACCGTCTGTTTATTCAAGTCAAGGGCATCGGTTATATCAAGAAGAAGATTTATTCAAAATGCAACAGATTGTAACGTTAAAATATGTAGGATTTTCATTGGCTGATATAAAAGAATTTTTATCTGAAGACTCTGAGCGTAGTATGCAGCGGTCTCTTCAAATGCAAAAACAATTGCTTGAACAAAAGCGGGCAGAGCTTGACCATGTCATTCAAACCATTTCGAAAGTAGAAACGATGATTAAAGAAGACATCCATAGTGATTTGATTTTAATGATTATCCATTCGATCCAACATGAGAACGCTCAAAAACAATGGCTGGCCAACCATGTTTCAGATGATACGGTCGAACGAGTTTTTATGAAGCATCTACCGGAAGAAGAACGAACGATGATTGAAAATAAGGTTTTAGAGTTAGTAAAGAACATCCAACAGTACTATGAAAAAGATGTTCCACCTGACGATAAGCGAGTGCAAGTGATTATTGAGGAGCTTTTTACTTGTCTACATGAAGTGATCGACCCTAGAGATTTAGAAGAACTAGAAACCGTCGAATTTAGTGAGGACTCGTTATTTTTGTTTTCCTTTATGTCAAAAGAACTTCAAAACTATATTGAACAAGCGGCTGGCTTTTATCAAAATAATAATGATGATGAGAATGGGGGAGATTCTCTATGA
- a CDS encoding DUF6366 family protein produces the protein MSNKRESPENTRERLRQEELKRNSLGKANDAFHRGSSGSLVDLVGSLGWKGTGILIVVIIIVALIVSVL, from the coding sequence ATGAGTAATAAAAGAGAATCTCCTGAAAATACGAGAGAAAGACTGCGACAAGAAGAGTTAAAGCGCAATTCATTAGGTAAGGCAAATGATGCATTTCATCGAGGAAGTAGTGGAAGTTTAGTGGATTTGGTTGGCAGTTTAGGTTGGAAAGGAACCGGGATACTGATTGTTGTGATAATTATAGTCGCTTTGATAGTATCTGTATTATAA
- a CDS encoding MDR family MFS transporter, translating into MAVIAQENAATSETSKPEVNPIPILAVLLSGAFVAILSETILNVALNVITADFGVAHSTVQWLVTGYMLVIGTLIPISAYFMQRFTTRQLFITAMSLFTIGTIICGVSPVFSVLLVGRLTQAVGTALMIPLLINIILTVIPIERRGAAMGMVGLVIMFAPAIGPTVSGLIVESLTWRWLFFFILPISIASLLFGMKVLINISETSKPKLDVLSFLLSMLGFGGIVYGFSAAGKGDASFADPMVFSFLLVGFLSLALFSWRQLKIEIPLLDIRVFRYPMFTLGLLMVMIVMMTMFAMMLVMPIYMQGALLFSAVTAGLIMLPGGLLNGAMSPIMGRLFDKFGPRPLLIPGTIILAIIVFTYRYTTPGIPVWIVIIQQAILMIAVAMIMMPAQTNGLNQIPKHLYPHGTAIMNTLTQVSGAIGAALFISVMENGQQSYLQTNGISNPTGEDMIAALTHGSQQSFSTGFYLALAAIIMSLLVRRVTQPKETKTQ; encoded by the coding sequence ATGGCAGTTATCGCTCAAGAAAATGCTGCAACTTCGGAAACGAGTAAACCAGAGGTGAACCCGATTCCTATTCTTGCAGTGCTATTATCAGGTGCATTCGTTGCGATTTTAAGTGAAACGATTTTGAATGTGGCCTTAAATGTTATTACAGCTGATTTCGGTGTTGCTCATAGCACCGTACAATGGCTTGTGACTGGATATATGCTCGTGATTGGTACACTAATCCCAATATCCGCTTATTTTATGCAACGCTTTACGACTCGACAATTATTTATTACGGCGATGTCCTTGTTTACAATCGGAACAATCATTTGTGGAGTTAGTCCCGTATTTTCGGTTTTATTAGTTGGCCGTTTAACACAGGCGGTCGGAACGGCTCTTATGATCCCGCTTTTAATTAACATTATTTTAACTGTAATCCCGATTGAACGACGCGGGGCAGCGATGGGGATGGTCGGTCTTGTCATTATGTTCGCACCAGCGATTGGACCAACTGTTTCCGGATTAATTGTCGAAAGTTTAACATGGCGTTGGTTATTTTTCTTTATTTTACCAATCTCAATAGCATCGCTTTTATTCGGAATGAAAGTACTTATTAATATTTCAGAAACATCAAAACCAAAGCTTGATGTTCTCTCATTCTTATTGTCCATGCTTGGCTTTGGTGGTATTGTTTATGGATTTAGCGCAGCTGGAAAAGGGGATGCAAGCTTTGCCGATCCGATGGTGTTCTCCTTTTTGCTCGTTGGGTTCCTATCTCTTGCCTTATTTAGCTGGCGACAATTAAAAATTGAAATACCGTTACTAGACATTCGCGTATTCCGATATCCGATGTTCACTCTCGGTCTATTGATGGTTATGATCGTAATGATGACGATGTTTGCGATGATGCTCGTTATGCCTATTTACATGCAAGGAGCATTATTGTTTTCAGCTGTCACTGCAGGACTTATTATGTTACCCGGCGGATTATTAAACGGTGCTATGTCACCAATTATGGGACGGCTTTTTGACAAGTTTGGTCCTCGTCCACTTTTAATTCCGGGGACGATTATTCTTGCTATTATCGTTTTTACTTACCGATATACAACACCAGGCATCCCCGTTTGGATCGTAATTATCCAGCAAGCCATCTTAATGATAGCTGTTGCGATGATTATGATGCCTGCGCAAACAAATGGGCTTAACCAAATTCCAAAGCATCTTTATCCACACGGAACAGCGATCATGAATACATTAACGCAAGTGTCTGGAGCAATCGGTGCAGCCTTATTTATTTCAGTTATGGAAAATGGCCAGCAAAGTTATTTACAAACGAACGGCATTAGCAATCCGACTGGTGAAGACATGATTGCTGCCCTCACTCACGGGTCACAGCAAAGCTTCTCCACCGGTTTCTATCTGGCTCTTGCTGCGATTATTATGTCTTTACTCGTTCGCAGAGTAACACAGCCTAAAGAAACAAAAACTCAGTAA